In Alkalihalobacillus sp. AL-G, the genomic stretch GCAGATCAGTCGAAAAGTCTGCTGCTGCAGGGAAAATCCCTTTGTTGTCTTTTCCTTCACTTTCACCGTAAAGCTGCTTCCACCACTCTGCAACAAAATGAAGTGCTGGTTCATAGTTGACCATCAATTCGACGGTTTTCCCTTTGTTATAAAGAGCATTCCGAACTGCTGCATATTGGTACGCTTCATTTTCAGAAAGGCTAGCGGAGCTGTATTTTTCGCAAGCGTCCGCGGCACCCTTCATCATTTCCTCAATGTTGACTCCAGTTGTCGCGATTGGCAACAATCCAACTGCTGTTAACACTGAATAACGTCCACCGACATCATCAGGAATTACGAACGTTTCGTATCCTTCTTCGTTTGCCAGTGTTTTGAGAGCACCTTTTTCACGATCCGTCGTAGCATATATTCGTTTTCGTGCTTCTTCTTTTCCGTATTTCTCTTCTAGGAATGTACGGAAAATACGGAAAGCGATTGCCGGTTCCGTCGTTGTTCCAGACTTCGAGATGACGTTGATCGAAACATCCTTATCTTTTAAAACATCAAAAAGGTCCTGAATATAGGTTGAGCTGATGTGGTGACCGACAAAAATGACCTGTGGTGTTGTGCGCTCTTCTTTTTCGAGCATATTGTAAAACGAATGGTTAAGCATTTCTATTGCGGCACGGGCACCTAAGTAAGACCCGCCGATTCCGATTACGAGTAACACATCCGTGTCTGCTTGGATTTTTGCTGCTGACTTTTGGATGCGCTCAAATTCTTCCCGGTCGTAGTTGTTAGGAAGGTCAACCCAGCCAATATAGTCGTTGCCTGCTCCAGTTCCGTTATGTAATGCATGATGAGCCGTTTCAATCTGATCCTTGAACTGATCTATCTCATGCTGGCCCACGAATGTCAGTGCTTTTGTATAATCAAATGTTAGTGAAGTCATTGTATTCCTCCATCTCATTTTTCCTGTCCATTACTCACTTTATCGGATTGAAAAATTGAAATCAAGCAACAGTATAAATGAAAACGGATACAACTGAAAAAAATAACTGACCCACGATTCGACTGTGAATTCAATCTAATTGAATATAACGGTTTCTGGACACTTCAGATATTCATTTAAGAGAATGTGTTTAATCTTCTGGACTTGAAATGCGGATGTCTTGATTTAAGTTGATTTCTTCTGGTATCTCAGTTGATGCCTTTGGAACTTTGC encodes the following:
- a CDS encoding glucose-6-phosphate isomerase, with protein sequence MTSLTFDYTKALTFVGQHEIDQFKDQIETAHHALHNGTGAGNDYIGWVDLPNNYDREEFERIQKSAAKIQADTDVLLVIGIGGSYLGARAAIEMLNHSFYNMLEKEERTTPQVIFVGHHISSTYIQDLFDVLKDKDVSINVISKSGTTTEPAIAFRIFRTFLEEKYGKEEARKRIYATTDREKGALKTLANEEGYETFVIPDDVGGRYSVLTAVGLLPIATTGVNIEEMMKGAADACEKYSSASLSENEAYQYAAVRNALYNKGKTVELMVNYEPALHFVAEWWKQLYGESEGKDNKGIFPAAADFSTDLHSLGQYVQEGRRDLFETILNVEHPRQEVTIKEDEGNLDKLNFLSGKTMDFVNKKASEGTLLAHTDGGVPNLMLNIPELTAYHFGYMVYFFEKACAISGYLLGVNPFNQPGVEAYKKNMFALLGKPGFEDLKEELERRLRNE